The following proteins come from a genomic window of Flavobacterium crocinum:
- a CDS encoding sialidase family protein yields the protein MISKTKYTLTALLAIFLVFNGLKAQTKAVNIESSYIADPPVTTNSHASTLVEHKPNEILAAWFGGKYEGAKDVGIYIADYKDKKWSTPKELIQPLIKGADTLPCWNPVLFKAKSQNLYLFYKVGKNPREWFGAMIVSKDNGTTWGEPKYLPEGIYGPIRNKPIETTPGVILCGSSTESVNTDEWRVHVEEYTELTDSWKKIAVENNQNFNIIQPTFLVHGTTDIQMLSRSKHNKIVSSWSGDNGKSWIRTNTINVINSNSGIDALTVNKNLFLLVNNPLPQGKDWFNGRNILDVEYSKDGLNWKKLFDLEKQEKGEFSYPAIIQTSDKRIHVLYTYDRKYIKHTSFEPSL from the coding sequence ATGATATCAAAAACAAAATATACTCTAACAGCTTTACTGGCAATTTTTCTTGTTTTTAATGGATTAAAAGCTCAAACAAAAGCTGTTAATATCGAAAGTAGTTATATTGCAGATCCTCCTGTAACAACAAACAGTCATGCATCGACTTTGGTGGAACATAAACCAAACGAAATTTTAGCAGCCTGGTTTGGAGGAAAATATGAAGGCGCAAAAGATGTGGGAATCTATATTGCGGATTATAAAGATAAAAAATGGTCGACGCCAAAAGAACTGATTCAGCCTTTAATAAAAGGTGCAGATACTTTGCCTTGCTGGAATCCGGTTCTTTTTAAAGCTAAAAGCCAGAATTTGTATTTGTTTTATAAAGTTGGAAAGAATCCAAGAGAATGGTTTGGTGCTATGATCGTTTCAAAAGATAACGGAACAACCTGGGGAGAACCAAAATACCTTCCGGAAGGAATTTACGGTCCCATTCGTAATAAACCTATTGAAACTACTCCGGGAGTAATTTTATGCGGAAGCAGTACAGAAAGTGTAAATACTGACGAATGGAGAGTTCATGTAGAAGAATATACAGAACTAACGGATTCCTGGAAGAAAATAGCAGTGGAAAACAATCAGAATTTTAATATCATTCAGCCAACATTTTTAGTTCACGGTACCACTGATATTCAAATGTTATCCAGAAGCAAACACAATAAAATAGTTTCAAGCTGGTCGGGTGATAACGGGAAAAGCTGGATTAGAACCAATACAATCAACGTGATCAATTCCAATTCGGGAATTGATGCTTTAACGGTAAATAAGAATCTTTTCTTATTGGTTAATAACCCATTACCACAAGGAAAGGACTGGTTTAACGGGCGCAATATTTTGGATGTAGAATACTCAAAGGATGGTCTGAACTGGAAGAAACTATTTGATCTTGAAAAACAGGAAAAAGGGGAGTTTAGTTATCCAGCTATAATTCAGACCAGTGATAAGAGAATTCATGTATTGTATACTTATGATCGTAAATATATTAAACATACCTCTTTTGAACCTAGTCTGTAA
- a CDS encoding sugar MFS transporter has translation MVNTNTTNSSQTKPNLLPILIIASLFFIFGFVTWINGALIPFMKTINELTSAQSLLVASASYISFVVMALPASFILSKIGYKKGMSLGLFIMGFGALIFIPAAEARTYWMFLTGIFIQGAGMTLLQTASNPYITILGPIESAAKRISIMGICNKIAGALGSLIFGSLLLSGIDEIQEKLSHVSTSEKNTLLDNMADSVVVPYISMAIVLFVLGLLILKAPLPNVEAAPIEEAEEGKTAKTSIFQFPHLWLGVLTLFMYVGVEVIAGDTIIAYGIALGFPAADAKFFTTFTLLAMVATYALGAFLIPKYITQALALRVSAVLGIVLSFCIVFSTGFTSVLFVAALGVANALVWPAVWPLTLNGLGKFTKTGAALLVMAISGGAVIPPLYGKFVDGTKADLIAQGISEVNATASASTKGYWILLPCYIIILYYAISGHKVGLKKS, from the coding sequence ATGGTTAACACAAATACCACTAACTCCTCACAAACCAAACCAAACTTATTGCCAATATTAATAATTGCAAGTCTGTTTTTTATTTTCGGATTTGTTACCTGGATCAATGGCGCATTGATTCCGTTTATGAAGACGATTAATGAATTAACATCGGCGCAGTCATTACTGGTTGCTTCAGCATCTTATATTTCGTTTGTGGTTATGGCACTTCCGGCTTCTTTTATTTTATCTAAAATTGGTTATAAAAAAGGAATGTCCTTAGGATTATTCATTATGGGATTCGGAGCTTTAATTTTTATTCCTGCTGCAGAAGCCAGAACGTATTGGATGTTTCTGACAGGAATCTTTATTCAGGGCGCGGGAATGACTTTGTTACAGACTGCTTCAAATCCGTATATCACGATTTTAGGTCCAATTGAAAGTGCTGCAAAACGAATTTCTATTATGGGAATTTGTAATAAAATTGCAGGTGCTTTAGGTTCTCTTATTTTTGGTTCTCTTTTATTATCCGGTATTGACGAAATTCAGGAAAAATTAAGTCATGTAAGTACTTCAGAAAAGAATACTTTATTAGATAATATGGCGGACAGTGTAGTAGTACCTTATATTTCTATGGCGATTGTTTTATTTGTTTTAGGATTATTAATTCTTAAAGCACCGTTACCAAACGTAGAAGCAGCCCCAATTGAAGAAGCTGAAGAAGGAAAAACAGCTAAAACAAGCATTTTCCAGTTTCCTCACCTTTGGTTAGGCGTATTAACGTTGTTTATGTATGTGGGAGTAGAAGTAATTGCAGGTGATACCATTATTGCTTACGGAATCGCTTTAGGTTTTCCTGCTGCAGATGCTAAATTTTTTACCACTTTTACCTTATTGGCAATGGTTGCCACTTATGCATTAGGAGCATTTTTGATTCCGAAATACATTACTCAGGCTTTAGCTTTAAGAGTAAGTGCCGTTTTAGGAATTGTATTGTCTTTCTGTATCGTATTTTCTACCGGTTTTACCTCTGTTTTATTCGTTGCTGCATTGGGTGTAGCAAATGCTCTGGTTTGGCCTGCAGTATGGCCTTTAACATTAAATGGTTTAGGAAAATTCACAAAAACCGGTGCAGCCTTATTGGTAATGGCAATTTCAGGTGGAGCTGTGATTCCGCCTTTGTACGGAAAATTTGTTGACGGAACAAAAGCAGATCTTATTGCTCAGGGAATTAGCGAAGTAAATGCAACAGCTTCTGCCTCAACAAAGGGATATTGGATTCTATTACCATGTTATATTATTATCCTTTATTATGCTATTTCCGGACATAAAGTAGGTTTGAAAAAGAGTTAG
- a CDS encoding SusD/RagB family nutrient-binding outer membrane lipoprotein, with protein MKYRFKIKTLGVALMAVSILSSCTGDFDEINKDPNSLTEDQLDATLAGPAFASALYAGIHNGSYSSPGVDDQGTWGIATGILSSTFIHYLNCGYGTERNAFVNGYEGRGWTRFYTVAVPALSNALKASETNAEATAVLKIWKVFMYNQMVDAYGPIPYTQAGNGKESVAYDSVEFIYEDFFKLLDEANATLTASSTATVASLAPNDRVYAGSVDKWRIFGNSMRLRLAMRISDKDPGKAKTQAEAAVAAGVMQTNDQSAFFKASNITPNNLNMIVNSWGYVMTASMESILVGYQDPRLSKWFAPVATGAYRGNPVGGLEDQFGTTEFSKFNNEVLGNGANNTLSETKNIEIFMASENYLTRAEGALNGWNMGGDAKTLYETGIRLSLAQWNITDAAVVNAYINGSTLPTLPNILTLYPTLDLQDIPVKLPVAWSSSVANQRTQIAVQKYLAIFPESWEAWADLRRSDAKVIYPVLNTDNPDAGVGKSLMKRIIYTTNEYSSNKAAVEDGIVKLGGADSGGTRLWWDTK; from the coding sequence ATGAAATATAGATTTAAAATAAAAACATTAGGAGTTGCATTGATGGCAGTTTCGATTTTATCAAGCTGTACCGGTGACTTTGATGAAATAAACAAAGATCCTAATTCATTGACTGAAGATCAGTTAGATGCTACGTTGGCTGGTCCTGCATTTGCTTCTGCATTGTATGCTGGTATACACAACGGTTCTTACTCTTCTCCAGGTGTAGATGATCAGGGTACTTGGGGTATTGCTACAGGTATCTTATCTTCAACTTTTATTCACTATTTAAACTGTGGATATGGAACTGAAAGAAATGCTTTCGTTAACGGATACGAAGGTAGAGGATGGACAAGATTTTATACAGTTGCTGTACCAGCTTTATCAAATGCTTTAAAAGCATCTGAAACTAATGCAGAAGCTACAGCTGTACTTAAAATCTGGAAAGTTTTCATGTACAACCAAATGGTTGATGCTTACGGACCAATTCCTTACACTCAGGCAGGTAATGGTAAAGAAAGCGTTGCTTATGATAGTGTAGAATTTATTTACGAAGATTTCTTCAAATTGTTGGATGAAGCTAATGCTACATTAACAGCTTCTTCAACTGCAACAGTTGCTTCTCTTGCTCCAAACGACAGAGTTTATGCAGGAAGTGTTGACAAATGGAGAATTTTTGGTAACAGTATGAGATTGCGTTTAGCAATGAGAATTTCTGATAAAGATCCAGGAAAAGCTAAAACTCAGGCTGAAGCTGCTGTAGCTGCAGGAGTTATGCAGACTAACGATCAGAGTGCATTTTTTAAAGCAAGCAACATTACTCCAAACAACCTAAACATGATTGTAAACAGCTGGGGTTATGTAATGACTGCTTCTATGGAAAGTATCTTAGTTGGATACCAGGATCCACGTTTATCAAAATGGTTTGCACCAGTTGCAACTGGAGCTTATAGAGGAAATCCTGTTGGAGGTTTAGAAGATCAATTTGGAACTACTGAATTCTCTAAATTCAACAACGAAGTTTTAGGAAATGGTGCAAATAATACACTTAGTGAAACTAAAAACATTGAAATCTTTATGGCTTCTGAAAACTACTTAACAAGAGCAGAAGGAGCTTTAAATGGATGGAACATGGGTGGCGATGCTAAAACTTTGTATGAAACAGGTATTAGATTATCTCTTGCACAATGGAATATAACAGATGCAGCTGTAGTTAACGCTTACATCAATGGTTCTACATTACCAACATTGCCAAACATCTTAACATTATATCCAACTTTAGATTTACAGGATATTCCAGTTAAATTGCCTGTAGCTTGGTCTTCTTCTGTTGCTAATCAACGTACACAGATTGCAGTTCAGAAATACTTAGCAATTTTCCCTGAATCTTGGGAAGCTTGGGCAGATTTACGTAGAAGTGATGCTAAAGTAATCTATCCGGTTTTAAATACAGATAATCCGGATGCAGGAGTTGGTAAATCTTTAATGAAAAGAATTATTTATACTACAAATGAGTACTCATCAAACAAAGCTGCTGTTGAAGATGGTATCGTAAAATTAGGCGGTGCTGATTCAGGTGGAACAAGACTTTGGTGGGACACAAAATAA
- a CDS encoding SusC/RagA family TonB-linked outer membrane protein has protein sequence MIKNVLKLLFVICIFGFQSLEAQTTVKGTITDAVSGIPIPGANIIVKGTKTSASSDFDGKYSISVPSSSSVLVFTYVGSATKEVAVGSQTTINVSLGADTQQLGEVVVTALGIKREKKAITYSAQNVSVDELSEARSLNVANSLSGKVAGLNFSTTSNGVGSSSRITLRGNRSLNGNNQPLYVVDGVPISNGTTTGNPDIDTGGTTQPDGISNINPEDIASMTVLKGPSAAALYGSRASNGVIVITTKSGKAGKTSVSLSSNFMASSAYNLMNLQNEYGQGTNGTYVPNSSSSWGGRLDGSQVSNWQLVRNPNYAGPATQSYSPQPNNVIDFYKTGYNLANTLTVTTGNEKAQGYFSYTNTRAEGIVGGNAMDRHNLNLRLTSKISDKLSLDVKTNYIVQDIDNLLRTGEESIGTSAYLLPRSIAYNDYKNFEYFDAAGQRQVNYFLDETGAPGGNPFWSALRDDARTDKRNRFIGLASLKYEITKTLSLQGRAGLDQMTNKNVRNRYATNAFNSNMGSYSESYETVSELNVDALLSYNEKFGDFSVGLNAGANALQQNSSALNSGGVLSKRNFFALSNVQTVTSTSTASEKRINSVYGFGQLGFRNYLFLDVTARNDWSSTLPTDYFYPSFGLSAVLSDMFTLPEAISFAKVRASYAEVGNDTDPYQTQQRYSYIGGNGGMLYGQSTKANPNLKPEISSSTEFGADIRFFNNRLGLDFTYFNSLTKNQIFYINTPESSGYSRAVVNGGDIQNKGIEVTLTATPIQTQNFTWDITANYASYKSKVKSIYDGRDELVLGEGRLVRSKVVQGGEYGDLYIKGFQRGLDVNTGEMKILVNSAGIPLATNGFDFRAGNFNPDWTGGFKNNFKYKDFSLSFLVDFRIGGEVISYTQARQAGLGVSDVTLAGREGGIVVDGWVETSSGFVQNTTSITAEQYWTAIGQRTPVAEPFIYDATNIRLRELVLGYSLPKKMLGNSGFSSIDFSLVGRNLFFFLNKAKYFDPEAGAGTGNLQGIESFNIPSTRDYGVNVKFGF, from the coding sequence ATGATTAAAAACGTACTAAAATTACTGTTCGTCATATGTATCTTCGGGTTCCAAAGCCTGGAAGCACAGACTACAGTAAAAGGAACGATAACAGATGCTGTTAGCGGGATTCCGATTCCTGGAGCAAATATTATTGTTAAAGGAACTAAAACAAGTGCTTCATCAGATTTTGATGGAAAATATAGCATTAGTGTTCCAAGCTCATCTTCAGTTTTAGTATTTACTTATGTAGGATCTGCTACAAAAGAAGTTGCTGTAGGATCACAAACTACTATTAATGTGTCTTTAGGTGCAGACACACAACAATTAGGAGAGGTAGTTGTAACTGCTCTTGGTATTAAAAGAGAGAAAAAAGCAATTACTTATTCTGCACAAAACGTTTCAGTAGACGAATTATCAGAAGCAAGATCATTAAACGTTGCCAACTCACTTTCTGGTAAAGTTGCTGGTCTTAACTTCTCTACTACTTCAAATGGTGTTGGTTCTTCTTCCAGAATTACTTTAAGAGGTAACAGATCTCTTAACGGAAACAACCAGCCTTTATATGTTGTAGATGGTGTGCCAATTAGTAACGGTACCACAACAGGTAATCCTGATATTGATACAGGAGGAACTACACAGCCAGATGGTATTTCTAACATTAACCCGGAAGATATCGCTTCGATGACTGTTCTTAAAGGACCGTCTGCGGCAGCTCTTTATGGATCACGTGCATCAAATGGTGTAATCGTAATTACAACTAAATCAGGTAAAGCCGGAAAAACATCTGTATCTTTATCATCTAACTTTATGGCATCTTCTGCTTATAATTTGATGAACTTACAAAACGAGTACGGACAAGGAACGAACGGAACTTATGTTCCAAACTCTTCTTCAAGCTGGGGAGGCAGATTAGACGGAAGTCAGGTTTCTAACTGGCAGTTAGTTCGTAACCCAAATTACGCGGGACCAGCTACTCAAAGCTATTCTCCACAACCAAACAACGTAATTGATTTTTACAAAACGGGTTATAACTTAGCTAATACTTTAACAGTAACAACTGGTAACGAAAAAGCACAAGGATACTTCTCTTATACTAACACACGTGCTGAAGGTATTGTTGGAGGAAATGCAATGGACAGACACAATCTTAACTTAAGATTGACAAGCAAAATTTCTGATAAATTATCTTTAGATGTTAAAACAAACTACATCGTTCAGGATATCGATAACTTATTAAGAACTGGTGAGGAATCTATTGGTACATCTGCTTACTTATTACCTCGTAGTATCGCTTATAACGATTACAAAAATTTCGAATATTTTGATGCTGCAGGACAAAGACAAGTAAACTACTTCCTTGACGAAACAGGAGCTCCTGGTGGAAACCCATTCTGGTCTGCTTTAAGAGATGATGCTCGTACAGACAAAAGAAACAGATTTATTGGTTTAGCGTCTCTTAAATATGAGATTACAAAAACATTAAGCTTACAAGGTAGAGCTGGTTTAGACCAAATGACAAACAAAAACGTAAGAAACAGATACGCTACAAATGCATTTAACAGCAACATGGGTTCTTACAGCGAATCTTATGAAACAGTTAGCGAGTTAAACGTTGACGCGTTACTTTCTTACAATGAAAAATTCGGTGATTTTTCTGTCGGACTTAATGCTGGTGCGAATGCATTGCAACAAAATAGTTCAGCTTTAAATTCAGGTGGTGTATTAAGTAAAAGAAATTTCTTTGCCCTAAGTAACGTTCAGACTGTTACATCTACCTCTACAGCTTCAGAAAAAAGAATCAACTCTGTTTACGGTTTTGGTCAACTTGGTTTCAGAAACTATTTATTCTTAGACGTAACAGCTAGAAATGACTGGTCTTCTACATTACCAACAGATTATTTCTACCCATCTTTCGGTCTTTCTGCTGTACTTTCTGATATGTTTACATTACCGGAAGCAATCAGTTTTGCAAAAGTTAGAGCTTCTTACGCTGAAGTTGGTAACGATACAGATCCTTACCAAACACAACAAAGATACTCTTACATTGGAGGAAATGGTGGTATGTTATACGGACAAAGCACAAAAGCGAATCCAAACTTAAAACCGGAAATTTCTTCTTCTACAGAGTTTGGTGCTGATATTAGATTCTTCAACAACCGTTTAGGATTAGATTTCACTTATTTCAATTCATTAACTAAAAACCAAATTTTCTACATCAATACTCCTGAGTCTTCTGGATATTCAAGAGCTGTTGTAAATGGTGGTGATATTCAAAATAAAGGTATCGAGGTAACACTTACTGCAACTCCAATTCAAACACAAAACTTTACTTGGGACATTACAGCTAACTACGCTTCTTATAAATCAAAAGTAAAATCTATTTATGATGGAAGAGATGAATTAGTTTTAGGTGAAGGACGTTTAGTAAGAAGTAAAGTTGTTCAGGGTGGTGAGTACGGTGATTTATACATTAAAGGTTTCCAAAGAGGTCTTGATGTTAATACAGGAGAAATGAAGATTCTTGTTAACTCTGCAGGTATTCCTTTAGCAACAAATGGTTTTGATTTCCGTGCTGGTAACTTCAATCCAGACTGGACAGGAGGTTTCAAAAACAACTTTAAGTACAAAGATTTCTCTTTAAGCTTCTTAGTTGATTTCAGAATTGGTGGTGAAGTTATTTCATATACTCAGGCTAGACAAGCTGGTTTAGGGGTAAGTGATGTTACTTTAGCAGGAAGAGAAGGTGGAATTGTTGTTGACGGTTGGGTTGAAACTTCTTCAGGATTTGTTCAAAATACTACAAGTATTACTGCTGAACAATACTGGACAGCTATTGGACAAAGAACTCCAGTTGCAGAGCCATTCATCTATGATGCTACAAACATCAGATTAAGAGAGCTTGTTTTAGGATACTCTTTACCTAAAAAAATGTTAGGTAATTCAGGATTCTCAAGTATCGACTTCTCTTTAGTAGGTAGAAACTTATTCTTCTTCTTAAACAAAGCTAAATACTTTGATCCGGAAGCAGGAGCAGGTACAGGTAACTTACAAGGTATTGAATCTTTCAACATTCCTTCCACGAGAGATTACGGAGTAAATGTTAAATTTGGATTTTAA